In Oenanthe melanoleuca isolate GR-GAL-2019-014 chromosome 9, OMel1.0, whole genome shotgun sequence, the following are encoded in one genomic region:
- the LOC130256594 gene encoding leucine-rich repeat-containing protein 3-like has product MGDASQGQRGHVLLPRGAASGHAELAACTMTLPTASPATSVAQAFFCLLLCIPRGSSCPPSCQCTERAGAKAVLCSSQHLEEIPKDIPRDVVFLKLDANSITRIPSNAFRHLSRLEELDLSGNAIEQIDRAAFRGVAAGLRSLDLSGNRIRSVPKEALLALNAELRLADNPWHCECALQELLWEARLDPRSVRDITCHTAPRHEFVGKPLLQVLDAGANFCSVRRRTMDVAMLVTMFAWFAMLVAYVICYVRHNRERSRRHSLPGAQPRAETAL; this is encoded by the coding sequence ATGGGAGACGCCTCGCAGGGGCAGCGAGGGCAcgtcctgctgcccaggggagcTGCCAGCGGCCATGCTGAGCTGGCTGCCTGCACCATGACCCTCCCCACCGCCTCCCCAGCCACCAGCGTGGCCCAGGCTTtcttctgcctcctgctctgcatcccccggggcagctcctgccccccCAGCTGCCAGTGCACGGAGCGGGCAGGGGCCAAGGCcgtgctctgcagctcccagcacctggAGGAGATCCCCAAGGACATCCCCAGGGACGTGGTGTTCCTCAAGCTGGATGCCAACAGCATCACCAGGATCCCCAGCAACGCCTTCAGGCACCTGTCCCGCCTGGAGGAGCTCGACCTGTCCGGGAACGCCATCGAGCAGATCGACAGGGCGGCGTTCCGCGGGGTGGCGGCCGGGCTGCGCAGCCTCGACCTGTCCGGGAACCGCATCCGCAGCGTGCCCAAGGAGGCGCTGCTGGCTCTCAACGCCGAGCTGCGGCTGGCCGACAACCCCTGGCACTGCGAGTGcgccctgcaggagctgctgtgggaggcGCGGCTGGACCCGCGCTCGGTGCGGGACATCACCTGCCACACGGCCCCGCGACACGAGTTCGTGGGCAAGCcgctgctgcaggtgctggacGCCGGCGCCAACTTCTGCAGCGTGCGCCGGAGGACCATGGACGTGGCCATGCTGGTCACCATGTTCGCCTGGTTCGCCATGCTCGTCGCCTATGTCATCTGCTACGTGCGCCACAACCGGGAGCGCTCCCGCCGGCACTCGCTGCCCGGCGCCCAGCCCCGGGCTGAGACCGCCCTGTAG
- the TRPM2 gene encoding transient receptor potential cation channel subfamily M member 2 isoform X2 has protein sequence MSSRGRCAKVLPSELNKVCPERGDDPATRPRKMSDFEVVPNLQQSSSSVSRSRRKAHFPAGSNEKENLISWIPENIRKKECTYFVESSQTSDSGRIVCECGYLREQHLDDAAKPPIFLGKEWDPSRHIQEMPTDAFGDIHFTGLGQKTGKYVRVSSDTPPRVIYHLMTQHWGLDAPNLLISVTGGAKNFVMKPRLKNIFRQGLVKVAQTTGAWIITGGSHAGVMKQVGEAVRDFILSCSHKEGEIVTIGIATWGTVYNRESLVCPMGGFPAEYVLDEENQGSLSCLDSNHSHFILVDDGTHGRYGVEIPLRTRLEKFISEQTKVKGGVAIKIPIVCVVLEGGPGTLDTIYNAITHGTPCVIVEGSGRVADVIAQVASLPLARITIALIQRKLSLLFQDTYELFTESKLVEWTKKIQDIVRSRQLLTIFREGKYGQQDVDVAILQALFKASRNQDHFGRENWDHQLKLAVAWNRVDIARSEIFTDDHDWKPSDLHPVMAAALISNKPEFVKLFLEQGVRLKDFVTWDTLVYLYDNLAPSCLFHSKLQKVLLEEREHAAGSKLPRLQMHHVSQVLRELLGCSTQPLYPKPKHTERPRLSIPVPHIKLNVQGSSLRSLYKRSAGRVTFTMDPVRDLLIWAVVQNRRELAEIIWAQSQDCMAAALACSKILKELAKEEEDTDTTDDMLALAEEYEHKAIGVFTDCYRKDEERAQKLLTRVSEAWGKTTCLQLALEAKNMNFVSHGGVQAFLTKVWWGKLSVDNGLWRVITCMLFFPLLYTNLITFREKRLQPTGCLARLRAFFTAPVVIFLMNILSYFTFLLLFAYVLMVDFQPVPSWREYLIYFWLFSLVCEETRQLLYDPDGLGLVKMASLYIKDFWNKLDICAILVFIAGLTCRLIPSTLYPGRIVLSLAFIIFCLRLMHIFTVSKTLGPKIIIVKRMMKDVFFFLFLLAVWVVSFGVAKQAILIHNEERVEWLFRGVVYHSYLTIFGQIPSYIDGVNFNIDQCSPNGTDPYKPKCPETNADNKKPIFPEWLTVILLCLYLLFTNILLLNLLIAMFNYTFQQVQEHTDQIWKFQRHDLIEEYHGRPPAPPPLILLNHLQLLLRRCLLRQPAPHHKLKEKLEKNEEAALLSWEMYLKENYLQHQQCQEKQNMEQMIRDIAQRVDVLAELLDLDRVKRTGVVEQRLGSLEDQVHQSAQALRWMMQALRGNGFSSGEDVPPVALDSKELDLEGKPEESQPPYHVLARNLLYPGSHTLRFPVPDEKVPWEVDFPLYDPPAYSADHKDMAVQDPFSLSLESLLKINYNTMDGLIDRQSFHGLYAVQDGLPLNPMGRTGLRGRGRLHCFGPNHALHPVVTRWRRNLDGSIIRKSLKKMLEVLVAQYPLSDVWALPGGSLEPGETLPLKLKWILRREFWPQFQNLLKQGTEVHKGYLDDPRNTDNAWVETVAISVHFDTQNDVEMKRLNSFLQGCDPELCIRWQVLDKRIPLHANHKELLHKVSTLLGAYY, from the exons ATGTCCTCGCGGGGCCGCTGCGCCAAGGTGCTCCCCTCGGAGCTGAACAAGGTGTGCCCCGAGAGGGGAGATGACCCTGCCACGCGCCCCAGGAAGATGAGTGACTTCGAGGTGGTCCCcaacctgcagcagagcagcagcagcgtctccaggagcaggaggaaggcgCATTTCCCCGCTGGCAGCAATGAAAAG GAAAATCTCATCTCCTGGATTCCTGAGAACATCCGAAAGAAGGAATGCACCTATTTTGTGGAAAGCTCTCAGACATCAGATTCTGG GAGGATCGTGTGTGAGTGTGGCTATCTCAGGGAACAGCACCTGGATGATGCTGCCAAACCTCCCATCTTCCTGGGGAAGGAATGGGATCCCAGCAGGCACATCCAGGAAATGCCAACGGATGCCTTTGGTGATATCCACttcacagggctgggacagaagACAGGGAAG TACGTGCGTGTCTCCTCGGACACCCCTCCTCGGGTCATCTACCACCTCATGACACAGCACTGGGGCCTGGATGCACCCAACCTGCTCATCTCAGTCACCGGGGGAGCCAAAAACTTCGTCATGAAGCCGAGGCTGAAGAACATCTTCAGGCAAGGGCTGGTCAAGGTGGCCCAGACCACAG gaGCTTGGATCATCACAGGGGGGTCCCACGCTGGTGTGATGAAACAGGTGGGAGAGGCAGTGAGAGACTtcatcctgagctgcagccacaaGGAGGGCGAGATTGTCACCATTGGCATTGCCACCTGGGGCACCGTGTACAACCGGGAGAGCCTCGTCTGCCCCATG GGAGGCTTTCCTGCTGAGTATGTGCTGGATGAGGAGAACCAAggcagcctgtcctgcctggaCAGCAACCACTCCCACTTCATCCTGGTGGATGACGGGACCCACGGGAGGTACGGCGTGGAAATCCCCCTGAGGACCAGGCTGGAGAAGTTCATTTCAGAGCAGACCAAGGTGAAAGGAG GTGTTGCCATCAAGATCCCCATTGTGTGTGTGGTGCTGGAAGGAGGCCCTGGGACTCTTgat aCCATCTACAACGCCATCACCCACGGGACCCCCTGTGTGATCGTGGAGGGGTCGGGGCGCGTGGCCGATGTCATCGCGCAGGTGGCCAGCCTGCCCCTGGCCCGCATCACCATCGCCCTCATCCAGAGGAAACTCAGCCTCCTCTTCCAGGACACCTACGAGCTCTTCACCGAGAGCAAGCTGGTGGAGTGGACCAAGAAG ATCCAAGACATAGTGCGGAGCCGGCAGCTCCTGACCATCTTCAGAGAGGGCAAATACGGCCAGCAGGACGTGGATGTGGCCATCCTCCAGGCCCTCTTCAAAG CATCACGAAACCAGGACCACTTTGGTCGGGAGAACTGGGACCACCAGCTGAAGCTGGCTGTGGCCTGGAACAGGGTGGACATTGCCCGAAGTGAGATCTTCACAGATGACCACGACTGGAAG CCCTCAGACCTGCACCCCGTGATGGCAGCTGCCCTGATTTCCAACAAGCCAGAGTTCGTGaagctgttcctggagcagggagtgcGCCTCAAGGATTTTGTCACCTGGGACACGCTGGTTTACCTCTACGACAACCTGGCCCCGTCCTGCCTGTTCCACAGCAAGCTGcagaaggtgctgctggaggagagggagcacGCAGCCGGCTCCaagctgcccaggctgcagatgcACCACGTTTCGCAGGTGCTgcgggagctgctgggctgctccacCCAGCCGCTCTACCCCAAGCCCAAGCACACGGAGCGGCCCCGCCTCTCCATCCCCGTGCCGCACATCAAGCTGAAC GTGCAGGGCTCCAGCCTGCGCTCCCTCTACAAGCGCTCTGCCGGCCGGGTCACCTTCACCATGGACCCCGTGCGGGACCTGCTCATCTGGGCCGTGGTCCAGAACcgcagggagctggcagaaatCATCTGGGCACAG AGCCAGGACTGCATGGCAGCTGCACTGGCCTGCAGCAAAATCCTGAAGGAGCTGgccaaggaggaggaggacacgGACACCACTGATGACATGCTGGCCCTGGCCGAGGAGTACGAGCACAAGGCAATCG GTGTGTTCACAGACTGCTACCGCAAGGACGAAGAGAGAGCCCAGAAGCTTCTCACCCGTGTCTCTGAAGCCTGGGGGAAGACAACCTgtctgcagctggcactggaggCCAAGAACATGAATTTTGTGTCCCATGGGGGAGTCCAG GCTTTCCTAACCAAGGTCTGGTGGGGGAAGCTGTCTGTGGACAATGGCCTGTGGAGGGTGATTACCTGCATGCTGTTCTTCCCGCTGCTCTACACCAACCTCATCACCTTCAG ggagaagaggctgcagcccaCGGGCTGCCTGGCGCGCCTCCGAGCCTTCTTCACTGCGCCCGTCGTCATCTTCCTCATGAACATCCTCTCCTACttcaccttcctgctgctctttgcctACGTCCTGATGGTCGACTTCCAGCCAGTGCCATCCTGGAGGGAATACCTCATCTACTTCTGGCTCTTCTCCCTGGTGTGCGAGGAGACCCGCCAg CTGCTGTATGATCCAGATGGACTTGGACTTGTCAAAATGGCTTCCCTGTACATCAAGGACTTCTGGAATAAGCTGGATATCTGTGCCATCCTAGTCTTTATTGCAGGGCTGACTTGCAg GCTGATCCCATCCACCTTATATCCTGGGCGCATCGTCCTGTCCCTGGCTTTCATCATTTTCTGCCTGCGCCTGATGCACATTTTCACAGTCAGTAAAACCCTGGGGCCCAAGATCATCATCGTGAAGCGCATG ATGAAGGAtgtcttcttcttcctcttcctgctggcAGTGTGGGTGGTGTCCTTCGGGGTGGCCAAGCAGGCCATCCTGATCCACAACGAGGAGCGCGTGGAGTGGCTTTTCCGCGGCGTGGTCTACCATTCCTACCTGACCATCTTTGGGCAGATCCCCTCCTACATCGATG GGGTCAACTTCAACATCGACCAGTGCAGCCCCAATGGGACTGACCCCTACAAGCCCAAGTGCCCGGAGACAAACGCGGACAACAAGAAGCCCATCTTCCCAGAGTGGCTGACGGTCATCCTGCTGTGCCTCTACCTGCTCTTCACCAACATCCTCCTCCTCAACCTGCTCATTGCCATGTTCAA ctaCACCTTCCAGCAGGTCCAGGAGCACACGGACCAGATCTGGAAGTTCCAGCGGCACGACCTGATCGAGGAGTACCACGGgcgcccgcccgcgccgccgcccctcATCCTGCTCaaccacctgcagctgctgctgcggcGCTGCCTGCTGCGCCAGCCAGCCCCCCACCACAAGCTCA aggagaagctggaaaAGAACGAAGAAGCTGCCCTTCTCTCCTGGGAGATGTACCTGAAGGAGAACtacctgcagcaccagcagtgccaggagaagcAGAACATGGAGCAGATGATCCGGGACATCGCGCAGAG GGTTGatgtcctggcagagctgctggactTGGACCGGGTGAAGAGGACGGGGGTAGTGGAGCAAAGACTGGGCTCTCTGGAGGACCAG gtgcATCAGAGTGCCCAGGCCCTGAGGTGGATgatgcaggcactgaggggcaATGGCTTCAGCTCAGGCGAGGATGTGCCACCCGTGG CCTTGGACTCCAAGGAGTTGGACCTGGAGGGGAAACCCGAGGAGAGCCAGCCCCCGTACCACGTGCTTGCCCGAAACCTCCTGTACCCAGGGTCTCACACTCTCCGCTTCCCCGTGCCAGATGAGAAGGTTCCCTGGGAG GTGGATTTCCCACTCTACGACCCCCCTGCCTACTCGGCTGACCACAAGGACATGGCTGTGCAGGACCCCTTCAGCCT ctccttggAGTCTCTCCTGAAGATCAACTACAACACCATGGACGGGCTGATCGACCGGCAGAGCTTCCACGGGCTCTACGCCGTGCAGGACGGGCTGCCACT GAACCCCATGGGCAGGACGGGGCTGCGAGGCCGTGGGAGGCTGCACTGCTTTGGGCCCAACCATGCCCTGCACCCTGTGGTGACCCG ctggaggaggaatTTGGATGGGTCCATCATAAGGAAGAGCCTGAAGAAGATGCTGGAAGTCCTGGTGGCCCAATACCCACTGTCAGATgtctgggctctgcctggg GGGTCACTAGAGCCGGGCGAGACGCTGCCCCTGAAGCTCAAGTGGATCCTGCGCCGGGAGTTCTGGCCCCAGTTCCAGAACCTGCTGAAACAAGGCACTGAG GTACACAAGGGGTACCTGGATGACCCACGCAACACAGACAATGCCTGGGTGGAGACCGTGGCCATCAGCGTGCACTTTGACACCCAGAACGACGTGGAGATGAAGAGGCTGAATTCT ttcctgcagggctgtgacccagagctgtgcaTCCGCTGGCAGGTGCTGGACAAGAGGATCCCCCTGCACGCCAACCACAAGGAGCTCCTGCACAAGGTCTCCACCCTCCTCGGTGCCTACTACTGA
- the TRPM2 gene encoding transient receptor potential cation channel subfamily M member 2 isoform X1, translating to MSSRGRCAKVLPSELNKVCPERGDDPATRPRKMSDFEVVPNLQQSSSSVSRSRRKAHFPAGSNEKENLISWIPENIRKKECTYFVESSQTSDSGRIVCECGYLREQHLDDAAKPPIFLGKEWDPSRHIQEMPTDAFGDIHFTGLGQKTGKYVRVSSDTPPRVIYHLMTQHWGLDAPNLLISVTGGAKNFVMKPRLKNIFRQGLVKVAQTTGAWIITGGSHAGVMKQVGEAVRDFILSCSHKEGEIVTIGIATWGTVYNRESLVCPMGGFPAEYVLDEENQGSLSCLDSNHSHFILVDDGTHGRYGVEIPLRTRLEKFISEQTKVKGGVAIKIPIVCVVLEGGPGTLDTIYNAITHGTPCVIVEGSGRVADVIAQVASLPLARITIALIQRKLSLLFQDTYELFTESKLVEWTKKIQDIVRSRQLLTIFREGKYGQQDVDVAILQALFKASRNQDHFGRENWDHQLKLAVAWNRVDIARSEIFTDDHDWKPSDLHPVMAAALISNKPEFVKLFLEQGVRLKDFVTWDTLVYLYDNLAPSCLFHSKLQKVLLEEREHAAGSKLPRLQMHHVSQVLRELLGCSTQPLYPKPKHTERPRLSIPVPHIKLNVQGSSLRSLYKRSAGRVTFTMDPVRDLLIWAVVQNRRELAEIIWAQSQDCMAAALACSKILKELAKEEEDTDTTDDMLALAEEYEHKAIGVFTDCYRKDEERAQKLLTRVSEAWGKTTCLQLALEAKNMNFVSHGGVQAFLTKVWWGKLSVDNGLWRVITCMLFFPLLYTNLITFSREKRLQPTGCLARLRAFFTAPVVIFLMNILSYFTFLLLFAYVLMVDFQPVPSWREYLIYFWLFSLVCEETRQLLYDPDGLGLVKMASLYIKDFWNKLDICAILVFIAGLTCRLIPSTLYPGRIVLSLAFIIFCLRLMHIFTVSKTLGPKIIIVKRMMKDVFFFLFLLAVWVVSFGVAKQAILIHNEERVEWLFRGVVYHSYLTIFGQIPSYIDGVNFNIDQCSPNGTDPYKPKCPETNADNKKPIFPEWLTVILLCLYLLFTNILLLNLLIAMFNYTFQQVQEHTDQIWKFQRHDLIEEYHGRPPAPPPLILLNHLQLLLRRCLLRQPAPHHKLKEKLEKNEEAALLSWEMYLKENYLQHQQCQEKQNMEQMIRDIAQRVDVLAELLDLDRVKRTGVVEQRLGSLEDQVHQSAQALRWMMQALRGNGFSSGEDVPPVALDSKELDLEGKPEESQPPYHVLARNLLYPGSHTLRFPVPDEKVPWEVDFPLYDPPAYSADHKDMAVQDPFSLSLESLLKINYNTMDGLIDRQSFHGLYAVQDGLPLNPMGRTGLRGRGRLHCFGPNHALHPVVTRWRRNLDGSIIRKSLKKMLEVLVAQYPLSDVWALPGGSLEPGETLPLKLKWILRREFWPQFQNLLKQGTEVHKGYLDDPRNTDNAWVETVAISVHFDTQNDVEMKRLNSFLQGCDPELCIRWQVLDKRIPLHANHKELLHKVSTLLGAYY from the exons ATGTCCTCGCGGGGCCGCTGCGCCAAGGTGCTCCCCTCGGAGCTGAACAAGGTGTGCCCCGAGAGGGGAGATGACCCTGCCACGCGCCCCAGGAAGATGAGTGACTTCGAGGTGGTCCCcaacctgcagcagagcagcagcagcgtctccaggagcaggaggaaggcgCATTTCCCCGCTGGCAGCAATGAAAAG GAAAATCTCATCTCCTGGATTCCTGAGAACATCCGAAAGAAGGAATGCACCTATTTTGTGGAAAGCTCTCAGACATCAGATTCTGG GAGGATCGTGTGTGAGTGTGGCTATCTCAGGGAACAGCACCTGGATGATGCTGCCAAACCTCCCATCTTCCTGGGGAAGGAATGGGATCCCAGCAGGCACATCCAGGAAATGCCAACGGATGCCTTTGGTGATATCCACttcacagggctgggacagaagACAGGGAAG TACGTGCGTGTCTCCTCGGACACCCCTCCTCGGGTCATCTACCACCTCATGACACAGCACTGGGGCCTGGATGCACCCAACCTGCTCATCTCAGTCACCGGGGGAGCCAAAAACTTCGTCATGAAGCCGAGGCTGAAGAACATCTTCAGGCAAGGGCTGGTCAAGGTGGCCCAGACCACAG gaGCTTGGATCATCACAGGGGGGTCCCACGCTGGTGTGATGAAACAGGTGGGAGAGGCAGTGAGAGACTtcatcctgagctgcagccacaaGGAGGGCGAGATTGTCACCATTGGCATTGCCACCTGGGGCACCGTGTACAACCGGGAGAGCCTCGTCTGCCCCATG GGAGGCTTTCCTGCTGAGTATGTGCTGGATGAGGAGAACCAAggcagcctgtcctgcctggaCAGCAACCACTCCCACTTCATCCTGGTGGATGACGGGACCCACGGGAGGTACGGCGTGGAAATCCCCCTGAGGACCAGGCTGGAGAAGTTCATTTCAGAGCAGACCAAGGTGAAAGGAG GTGTTGCCATCAAGATCCCCATTGTGTGTGTGGTGCTGGAAGGAGGCCCTGGGACTCTTgat aCCATCTACAACGCCATCACCCACGGGACCCCCTGTGTGATCGTGGAGGGGTCGGGGCGCGTGGCCGATGTCATCGCGCAGGTGGCCAGCCTGCCCCTGGCCCGCATCACCATCGCCCTCATCCAGAGGAAACTCAGCCTCCTCTTCCAGGACACCTACGAGCTCTTCACCGAGAGCAAGCTGGTGGAGTGGACCAAGAAG ATCCAAGACATAGTGCGGAGCCGGCAGCTCCTGACCATCTTCAGAGAGGGCAAATACGGCCAGCAGGACGTGGATGTGGCCATCCTCCAGGCCCTCTTCAAAG CATCACGAAACCAGGACCACTTTGGTCGGGAGAACTGGGACCACCAGCTGAAGCTGGCTGTGGCCTGGAACAGGGTGGACATTGCCCGAAGTGAGATCTTCACAGATGACCACGACTGGAAG CCCTCAGACCTGCACCCCGTGATGGCAGCTGCCCTGATTTCCAACAAGCCAGAGTTCGTGaagctgttcctggagcagggagtgcGCCTCAAGGATTTTGTCACCTGGGACACGCTGGTTTACCTCTACGACAACCTGGCCCCGTCCTGCCTGTTCCACAGCAAGCTGcagaaggtgctgctggaggagagggagcacGCAGCCGGCTCCaagctgcccaggctgcagatgcACCACGTTTCGCAGGTGCTgcgggagctgctgggctgctccacCCAGCCGCTCTACCCCAAGCCCAAGCACACGGAGCGGCCCCGCCTCTCCATCCCCGTGCCGCACATCAAGCTGAAC GTGCAGGGCTCCAGCCTGCGCTCCCTCTACAAGCGCTCTGCCGGCCGGGTCACCTTCACCATGGACCCCGTGCGGGACCTGCTCATCTGGGCCGTGGTCCAGAACcgcagggagctggcagaaatCATCTGGGCACAG AGCCAGGACTGCATGGCAGCTGCACTGGCCTGCAGCAAAATCCTGAAGGAGCTGgccaaggaggaggaggacacgGACACCACTGATGACATGCTGGCCCTGGCCGAGGAGTACGAGCACAAGGCAATCG GTGTGTTCACAGACTGCTACCGCAAGGACGAAGAGAGAGCCCAGAAGCTTCTCACCCGTGTCTCTGAAGCCTGGGGGAAGACAACCTgtctgcagctggcactggaggCCAAGAACATGAATTTTGTGTCCCATGGGGGAGTCCAG GCTTTCCTAACCAAGGTCTGGTGGGGGAAGCTGTCTGTGGACAATGGCCTGTGGAGGGTGATTACCTGCATGCTGTTCTTCCCGCTGCTCTACACCAACCTCATCACCTTCAG cagggagaagaggctgcagcccaCGGGCTGCCTGGCGCGCCTCCGAGCCTTCTTCACTGCGCCCGTCGTCATCTTCCTCATGAACATCCTCTCCTACttcaccttcctgctgctctttgcctACGTCCTGATGGTCGACTTCCAGCCAGTGCCATCCTGGAGGGAATACCTCATCTACTTCTGGCTCTTCTCCCTGGTGTGCGAGGAGACCCGCCAg CTGCTGTATGATCCAGATGGACTTGGACTTGTCAAAATGGCTTCCCTGTACATCAAGGACTTCTGGAATAAGCTGGATATCTGTGCCATCCTAGTCTTTATTGCAGGGCTGACTTGCAg GCTGATCCCATCCACCTTATATCCTGGGCGCATCGTCCTGTCCCTGGCTTTCATCATTTTCTGCCTGCGCCTGATGCACATTTTCACAGTCAGTAAAACCCTGGGGCCCAAGATCATCATCGTGAAGCGCATG ATGAAGGAtgtcttcttcttcctcttcctgctggcAGTGTGGGTGGTGTCCTTCGGGGTGGCCAAGCAGGCCATCCTGATCCACAACGAGGAGCGCGTGGAGTGGCTTTTCCGCGGCGTGGTCTACCATTCCTACCTGACCATCTTTGGGCAGATCCCCTCCTACATCGATG GGGTCAACTTCAACATCGACCAGTGCAGCCCCAATGGGACTGACCCCTACAAGCCCAAGTGCCCGGAGACAAACGCGGACAACAAGAAGCCCATCTTCCCAGAGTGGCTGACGGTCATCCTGCTGTGCCTCTACCTGCTCTTCACCAACATCCTCCTCCTCAACCTGCTCATTGCCATGTTCAA ctaCACCTTCCAGCAGGTCCAGGAGCACACGGACCAGATCTGGAAGTTCCAGCGGCACGACCTGATCGAGGAGTACCACGGgcgcccgcccgcgccgccgcccctcATCCTGCTCaaccacctgcagctgctgctgcggcGCTGCCTGCTGCGCCAGCCAGCCCCCCACCACAAGCTCA aggagaagctggaaaAGAACGAAGAAGCTGCCCTTCTCTCCTGGGAGATGTACCTGAAGGAGAACtacctgcagcaccagcagtgccaggagaagcAGAACATGGAGCAGATGATCCGGGACATCGCGCAGAG GGTTGatgtcctggcagagctgctggactTGGACCGGGTGAAGAGGACGGGGGTAGTGGAGCAAAGACTGGGCTCTCTGGAGGACCAG gtgcATCAGAGTGCCCAGGCCCTGAGGTGGATgatgcaggcactgaggggcaATGGCTTCAGCTCAGGCGAGGATGTGCCACCCGTGG CCTTGGACTCCAAGGAGTTGGACCTGGAGGGGAAACCCGAGGAGAGCCAGCCCCCGTACCACGTGCTTGCCCGAAACCTCCTGTACCCAGGGTCTCACACTCTCCGCTTCCCCGTGCCAGATGAGAAGGTTCCCTGGGAG GTGGATTTCCCACTCTACGACCCCCCTGCCTACTCGGCTGACCACAAGGACATGGCTGTGCAGGACCCCTTCAGCCT ctccttggAGTCTCTCCTGAAGATCAACTACAACACCATGGACGGGCTGATCGACCGGCAGAGCTTCCACGGGCTCTACGCCGTGCAGGACGGGCTGCCACT GAACCCCATGGGCAGGACGGGGCTGCGAGGCCGTGGGAGGCTGCACTGCTTTGGGCCCAACCATGCCCTGCACCCTGTGGTGACCCG ctggaggaggaatTTGGATGGGTCCATCATAAGGAAGAGCCTGAAGAAGATGCTGGAAGTCCTGGTGGCCCAATACCCACTGTCAGATgtctgggctctgcctggg GGGTCACTAGAGCCGGGCGAGACGCTGCCCCTGAAGCTCAAGTGGATCCTGCGCCGGGAGTTCTGGCCCCAGTTCCAGAACCTGCTGAAACAAGGCACTGAG GTACACAAGGGGTACCTGGATGACCCACGCAACACAGACAATGCCTGGGTGGAGACCGTGGCCATCAGCGTGCACTTTGACACCCAGAACGACGTGGAGATGAAGAGGCTGAATTCT ttcctgcagggctgtgacccagagctgtgcaTCCGCTGGCAGGTGCTGGACAAGAGGATCCCCCTGCACGCCAACCACAAGGAGCTCCTGCACAAGGTCTCCACCCTCCTCGGTGCCTACTACTGA